The genomic region GCGGAGGGTGCCCAGCAGTGCCGCGGTGAACTCGATGCCGGCCTGCGCGGCGATCGCCACGGTGTCCGAAGGCCCGACCCCGTGCTCGCTGACCAGGCGGTGCGCCACGGTGTCGGCGAGCTGGTCCAGTTCCGCGTAGCTCACCACCCGGCCCGGTGCCTGGACTGCTGGTGCGTGCGGGTGCGCGGCGCATTCACGATCGATGAACTCGAGAACGGTGGTCGCCCCGATGTCCACCACCGGCCCATAGCGTCCGTGCGTGTGCTCCATGTGCATCACACCTGACGCGGTGCGGGAACGAAACGCACGGCCTCAGGGGGGAGGAAGGAATACGGATCGTAGGGGTCGCCGGCGCTCGACTCGAGGTAGATGTCGTGGCCTATCCCGGCCTGAGCGGCGAGCTCCTCGAACAGTTCGGCCATCACCAGGTCCTGCAGCGCGAGGCCGGTCGAATCGTAGACCGTCCGGACCTCCTTGAGGCCGGCATGCTTCTCCGGGTCCTGCAGCAGGTCTCCCAGGGACGGCCCGATCTCGTCCACGTCGAGCTGCTGGCACTCGCCCTCGGCCAGCGCCTGTTCGGTCTGGTCTGGACAGACGACCGAGCCTCGCAGCAGCGCCAGGGGGAGCTCGGTCTTGCCCGGCATGTCCGAGCCCACGGCGTTGATGTGAACGGACGGCTTCAAGGCGGTGCCGTCGATGACGGGTCCCTGCTCCGGCATGACCGACGTCGTCGTGCACAGGATGTCAGCCAGCCGCTCCACCTCCGCGAGCGGCGCCACCCGGATCACGCCACTCGGGAACCGGGCCCTGGCGGCGAAACCGGCCTCGGCGTGCAGGAGCGGGTCGTGGATCAGAACCTCGGTGAGGGGGAAGGCCCGTGCCAGCGCGTGCAGCTGGGTCACGGCCTGGACCCCGCAGCCGACGAGCCCGAGAACGCTGCTGTCCGACCGGGCGAGAATCCGGCTGGCCACCACCGAAGCGGCACCCGTCCTGATCGCGGTGGCGAACGTGCCGTCCACGATCGTCCTGAGATGACCCGATTCGGAATCGAACGCGTACAGCGTGGACAGGATCGTCGGCAGCTGGAACTTCGACGGGTTGTGCGGGTTGTAGCCCACCATCTTGATGGACACCGTCGCGCCGTGCCGCACGGCCGGCATCCATTCCAGGAGCCCGAGCTGGGGCCAGGTCAGGGTAAAACCGTCCCGTTCCTTCATTTCGACGTGCGAAGGCGTCTCGGCGGTGAGCACTCTGGTGAGCCGTTCGATTGCGAGGTCGTAGAGAGTTCCCAAGCCGACATTCGCGACGATGGCCGCGACGGCATCGGCATCGAGTACTCGAGTGGGCGCCGACTTCACCAGTCTTTTCCCTTCATCAAGTGGGACAGAGGATCGGCGGAACGAGGTGTTCACGCGTCAGGCGGACAGCGAAAGTCCGGCTGATTCAGGTTCGCAATGCGCCGGATCCCTCGGATCCCGCATTCTCCGCACGAGCGGTGTCACGAACCTTGTTTCCCAGCCACGCCGTCTGCTCCCCAGCTGTTCCTGACAGTTCGTGGCTCAGTCATCGTCTCATGATTGTGTTGTTTGACAAAGAAATCCGCGCACTTGCACAGGGTGATCACGCCGCGGTTGGTCTGGTCGTAGCCGCGATATGGGCGTGACAGCTCTTTGTCGCCAAGGTGATCAGCCCGGCTTGGCACAGGGCGGCGACGTGGTGTCGGTGGGTCGTGGTCGAGACGGCGAACGCGGCGCCGAGGCCGGCGGCACGGTTGAACACCGTTCGAAGCCCCTGGCATCCGCGGAAAAGGCGCGGAAACCGGGTGTGCAGCGGTCCCGCCGGACCTCAGCCCGGCACACCGTCGCCGCCGGAGCAGCGATCCTGCACCGGTGCCGCGGCGGTGGTGTGGCCGTGCCAGGAGTCCCAAAGGCGCGCGTACGCGCCTGCCGCGGCGACGAGTTCGTCGTGGCTGCCTTGTTCGGTGATCCGCCCGTTGTCCATGACGACCACGGTGTCCGCGTCGTGCGCCGTGTGGAGCCGGTGGGCGATGGAGATGACGGTGCGGCCTTCGAGCACGGCGGCGAGCGACTGTTCCAGTTGCCGGGCGGCGCCGGGGTCCATGAGCGAGGTGGCTTCGTCGAGCACCAGGGTGTGCGGGTTGGCGAGGACCAGCCGGGCGAGCGCGAGTTGCTGTGCACGACCGGGGGAGATCGGAACACCTCCCGAGCCCACCACGGTGTCGAGGCCGTCGGGCAGGCCGCGGACCCAGGTCATGGCGTTCACGGCTTCCAGGGCGGCCGTCGCGGCTTCAGTGGTGATGTCGGCCTTGGCCAGTGCGACGTTGTCGTGGATGGTTCCGGTGAACACGTAGTGCTCCTGGGTCACCAGGGCGACGTGGCGCCGCAGTTCATGCGGTGGCAGTTCGTGCAACGCGGTCTCGCCCACGCTGACCGAGCCGCTTCGGGGGACGTGGATCCCGGCGAGGATTTTGCCGAACGTCGACTTGCCCGCACCCGACGGTCCGACGATCGCGACCCGCTCGCCCGGTTTGACCCGCAGGTCAACGTGGTGGAGCACGTCGTGCCCGTGCCGGTAGGCGAAGCTGACGCCGGTCGCGACGATCGTGTTGTCCGTGACGGCGTCGTCGGCGACGGGACTACCGGTGGACCCGGTCGGGGTGACGGCGTCGTGCACACCGATCAGTCGTGCCAGCGAGGCGTCTCCGACCTGCAGCTCGTCGAGCCAGCCCACCAGTTCGTCGAGCGGATCGATGATGGCTCTGATGTACAGGGTGGCCGCGACGACCTGGCCCACCGACAACCAGCCGTTGAGGGCGAACACTCCGCCGAACAGGACGCTCAGGGCGACCGGCAGGATGTAACCGAAGTCCATCAGCGGGTACCAAACACAGCGCAGGGCCAGCGTGCGGCGCTGAGCGGCGTTCGACCGGCTCACGTCGGTGTCGGTGCGGTGGATCCGGCGGTCGGCCAGACCCAGCGCCTCCACGGTCTTGGCGGCGGTCACGGTTTCGGTCAGGCCCTGGGTCAGCGATGAAGAGCTGGCCGCCGCGGCGAGGTAGGCGGGACGGGCACGCCGCAGGTACCAGCGGGTCGCACCCACGACCAGCGGCGCGGCGAGCAGGCACGGCAGGAGCATGAGGGGGCTCGTGATCACGATCGCGGCCAGGGTGAGGACCACCGACAGACTCGCCACGAGGATCGTGGGGGCCGCGACCCGCACGGCGTTCGACAGCGACTGGACGTCGTTGGTGCTGCGGGTGAGCAGGTCTCCGGTGCCGGCCTTCTCGGTCGCGGACAGCGGAAGGGCCAGCACCTCGGTGATGAACTCCTCCCTGATGCCGGCGAGCACCTTCTCGCCCAGCCGCGCGCCGAGGAAGCGGGCGTGTCGGATCAGCAGGCCCTGCAGCAGGAGCAGACAGATGATCGCCGCTACGGTGAGGTCCAGGCGTGTGGTCGTCGCGGTACCCCGGCTGACCGCGTCCACCACGCTTCCCACCAGGGCGGGTACCGCCAGGCCGCACGCGGTGGCGATGACGAACCAGAAGGTGGTGCGGCCCAGCAGGCCTTTTTCGCTGCGGATCAGTCCACGGACGTAGCGGCGGACCGTCACGGCGTCGGCAACGGGAAAACTCATTTCACATCCCGCATCACGGTCTCGGCGTATTCCGGAGTGGTGGCCAGCAGCTGCGCGTGAGTCCCGGTGGCGGTCACCCTGCCGTTGTCGAGATAGGCGACGTCGTCGGCACGGTCGAGCAGCAACGGGCTGGTGCTCACGACCACGGTGGTCCGCCCCGCCCGCATCCGGCGAATGCCTTCGGCGACAAGCGCCTCGGTGTTGGCGTCCACGGCACTGGTCGGTTCGACCAGGACGAGAATCGCGGGCTTGGCGGCGAGTGCCCTGGCCAGGCGCAGTCGCTGCTGCTCGCCGCCGGAGAACGACGTGCCCCGCTCGGTGATCATGGTGCGCAAGCCGTCCGGAAGCGCGGTCAGGACGTCCAGGGCGTGGGCGGCGCGCAACACCTCGTCGAGTTCGTCGTCCGGCAGGTCGCCGAACTCCTCCCGCAGCACGCCGGTGAACAGGGCCTGGCTGTCGTCCACGACCAGGATGAGCCGCCGCACCTGCTCGGCGGGCAGCGTCTCCAGCGGTGTCCCGTTCAGCGTCACCGCCCCGCCGGTGTACCGGCCGAGGCGGGCGGCCAGTTCGGCGGCGTCCTCCGGCGAACGCGAGACGAGGGCGGTCAACCGGCCGTGGCGGGCTGTCAGTCCGGACGTGGGGTCGTGCAGGGTCAGGTCCTCCGGGAGCGGGACCGGCCTGGCGCCCGCGGTGGGGTCCGGTTCGAGCGCCAGCAGCTGTACCGCGCGCCGCGCCGCGACGTTGGCGCCGATCACCAGGTGGAGGTCCGAGGTGATGATCCGCATCGGGATCTGCAGGAAGGCCGCGTATCCGAAGGCCGCCACCAGATCACCGCCGGTGATCGCACCGCTGACGGCGAGCCGCCCGCCGATCCAGACGACCGCCACGACCAAGATGCCCGGCAGCACCACCTGGGCGGCGGGCAGCACCGATTCCAGCCTGGCGACCTGCACGCCCGCCTGACGGAGACGCTGGGAATCCGATCGGTACCGCCGGCCGAACACCTCCTCGCCGCCGATCCCGCGCAGCACGCGCAGGCCCGCGACGATGTCGTTGGCCCGCACGGTCAAGTCCCCCTGCAGATCGCGGTACTGCCCGACCCGCCGGTGCAGCGGGCTCAACAGCGGGCCGGTGGCGATCAACAGCGCCGGAGCGCCGACCAGCACCAGCAGCCCCAGCGGAACCGAGGTGGACAGCAGTACCAACGCCACCACGAGGATCGTCACCGCGCTGCCGGCACTGCGCGCCATGGCGCCGGGCAACGAGCCGATGCGGGAGACGTCCGCCGTCCCGACGGCCGCCACCTCGCCGGTCGCCGTCTGGTCGGACAGCCGCGCACCCAGCCTCGTCGCATGCCTGGCCACCAGCCGGATCACCAGGAAGTTGGCCTCGAGCTTGCCGATGGTCTCGCACCGGTGCAGCAGCAGACTGCCGGCGGTGGTGAGCAGACCCAGACCGACGATGACGCCCGCCCACCACAACACGCCATCCATGTGCCCGTCGGCTATCGCATCGACACCGCGACCAAGGGCGAACGGGGCGAGCCCGAGGCTGGCCATCCACACGCACGCCGAGAAGATGCCGAGCCAGACTAGCCCCGCCTGCTTGCGCATCAACCACGACAAAAAAGCCGAGGACGACCGGACGTTCACATCCTCGACGGCCGGCAACGGACGGCTCGCGACCGGCGCCAGAACACCCGAATCCATCTCGATTCGTCCCCGTGTCAAATTGACGGCCATGCTCGTCGCGTCATGAAATTCGGGCCCCCAGTGCGTTCTGGTTCGACAGGCGGGCGGATCGGCATCCGGGGCTTTGACATTGCCGCTGAGGCCAATGGCTGGCTTCATCACGCGGAACCGGGACAGCCGACCTCGGCAAGTCCGCCTCTTGCGTGTGGAACCTAACAGATCGGCAGTCCCGCGTAAAACAGCCGTGTTCAACTGTGCACCCCGCCTCCAGTCCGGCAGGTCGGCCGGGCAATTGCGAAATGCCGAGGCGGCACCACCAGTGGGGTGTCGATGTGAACTGCCGGAAGCATCGGTGTCACCGCAGTCGGCCATGGCCGACGTCAGGCGATCGCGGATAGGATCGAATTATTCGTGTGGAGAGGGCTTCGAGCTCAGGCTAATTGGGGGAAACAGTCGATGACTCCGAAACCGACCGCGCTGCGGCCCAGGTTCACGACCTCGGTCACCGGTGACCCGGCAAGGGCCACGGCGCCGCTGCCGCAACGGGCACGGCGCGCGCTCGCCGCCATTTCCGGTGACCGGCCGCTGGAAGAGCTCGTGGTCCTCGCCGCGGCCGTCGCCTGGACCGTCGGCTTGGCGGAGCACACGAACGAGGTCGGCCTGGCAGTCGTCGGTCCGACCGGACCGGTGACCGTGGCGGTGGAACTCGACGACGCGACGACACCGGCGCAGTTGGTCGTCAGGCTGGACGGCGCGTTGCGCGCCGCGGCCGGCGGCACGGCACCCGTCGACGTCGCCGGTGCTTTGCTGGTCGGTTCCCAGCGGGTCGGCGACGACG from Lentzea guizhouensis harbors:
- a CDS encoding ABC transporter ATP-binding protein; this encodes MSFPVADAVTVRRYVRGLIRSEKGLLGRTTFWFVIATACGLAVPALVGSVVDAVSRGTATTTRLDLTVAAIICLLLLQGLLIRHARFLGARLGEKVLAGIREEFITEVLALPLSATEKAGTGDLLTRSTNDVQSLSNAVRVAAPTILVASLSVVLTLAAIVITSPLMLLPCLLAAPLVVGATRWYLRRARPAYLAAAASSSSLTQGLTETVTAAKTVEALGLADRRIHRTDTDVSRSNAAQRRTLALRCVWYPLMDFGYILPVALSVLFGGVFALNGWLSVGQVVAATLYIRAIIDPLDELVGWLDELQVGDASLARLIGVHDAVTPTGSTGSPVADDAVTDNTIVATGVSFAYRHGHDVLHHVDLRVKPGERVAIVGPSGAGKSTFGKILAGIHVPRSGSVSVGETALHELPPHELRRHVALVTQEHYVFTGTIHDNVALAKADITTEAATAALEAVNAMTWVRGLPDGLDTVVGSGGVPISPGRAQQLALARLVLANPHTLVLDEATSLMDPGAARQLEQSLAAVLEGRTVISIAHRLHTAHDADTVVVMDNGRITEQGSHDELVAAAGAYARLWDSWHGHTTAAAPVQDRCSGGDGVPG
- a CDS encoding ABC transporter ATP-binding protein, with the protein product MADCGDTDASGSSHRHPTGGAASAFRNCPADLPDWRRGAQLNTAVLRGTADLLGSTRKRRTCRGRLSRFRVMKPAIGLSGNVKAPDADPPACRTRTHWGPEFHDATSMAVNLTRGRIEMDSGVLAPVASRPLPAVEDVNVRSSSAFLSWLMRKQAGLVWLGIFSACVWMASLGLAPFALGRGVDAIADGHMDGVLWWAGVIVGLGLLTTAGSLLLHRCETIGKLEANFLVIRLVARHATRLGARLSDQTATGEVAAVGTADVSRIGSLPGAMARSAGSAVTILVVALVLLSTSVPLGLLVLVGAPALLIATGPLLSPLHRRVGQYRDLQGDLTVRANDIVAGLRVLRGIGGEEVFGRRYRSDSQRLRQAGVQVARLESVLPAAQVVLPGILVVAVVWIGGRLAVSGAITGGDLVAAFGYAAFLQIPMRIITSDLHLVIGANVAARRAVQLLALEPDPTAGARPVPLPEDLTLHDPTSGLTARHGRLTALVSRSPEDAAELAARLGRYTGGAVTLNGTPLETLPAEQVRRLILVVDDSQALFTGVLREEFGDLPDDELDEVLRAAHALDVLTALPDGLRTMITERGTSFSGGEQQRLRLARALAAKPAILVLVEPTSAVDANTEALVAEGIRRMRAGRTTVVVSTSPLLLDRADDVAYLDNGRVTATGTHAQLLATTPEYAETVMRDVK
- a CDS encoding ornithine cyclodeaminase family protein; translation: MKSAPTRVLDADAVAAIVANVGLGTLYDLAIERLTRVLTAETPSHVEMKERDGFTLTWPQLGLLEWMPAVRHGATVSIKMVGYNPHNPSKFQLPTILSTLYAFDSESGHLRTIVDGTFATAIRTGAASVVASRILARSDSSVLGLVGCGVQAVTQLHALARAFPLTEVLIHDPLLHAEAGFAARARFPSGVIRVAPLAEVERLADILCTTTSVMPEQGPVIDGTALKPSVHINAVGSDMPGKTELPLALLRGSVVCPDQTEQALAEGECQQLDVDEIGPSLGDLLQDPEKHAGLKEVRTVYDSTGLALQDLVMAELFEELAAQAGIGHDIYLESSAGDPYDPYSFLPPEAVRFVPAPRQV